A window from Streptomyces sp. NBC_00335 encodes these proteins:
- a CDS encoding APC family permease encodes MASATDPSTPPGPPGSSGGPSGGPSAAPGTSLRRSLGFRDLVVYGLLFIAPMAPVGVFGTLDAKSHGAVALVYLVATVAMAFTAFSYAQMVRVAPQAGSVFTYARKGLGEGPGLIAGWMAMLDYLLIPAVAYLFSGIAMNALVPEVSRWVWTALAVVVTTALNLWGVRTAARVGFAVLAMEIAVLLVFLVSAVTVLVRGAAHRDWLSPFTGDGSLGGFSTAAVLGAVSVAVLSYLGFDAIASFAEEVTGGSAKVARAVLFCLALTGVLFVAQTYLAALLSPLSAAELAADPGKQGAAFYTTVEASVGMWLHDLVAISKAIGAAFAALAGQAAAGRLLFAMARERRLPRFLARTSHGTPRSALLLAATVTMIAAVWAARRDDGLDHLVSVVDIGALVAFTLLHASVVGWFVVKRREGAPNWFKHLVIPVIGAAVTIAVIVEASWTAQLVGAVWLLVGLGVLVAQRGRRGHGEGSRPDAGVGAGG; translated from the coding sequence ATGGCGTCCGCGACGGATCCCAGTACGCCGCCCGGCCCGCCCGGCTCGTCCGGCGGCCCGTCCGGCGGACCCTCCGCCGCGCCCGGCACCTCGCTGCGCCGCAGTCTCGGATTCCGGGACCTGGTGGTCTACGGGCTGCTCTTCATCGCCCCCATGGCCCCGGTCGGCGTCTTCGGCACCCTCGACGCCAAATCACACGGCGCCGTCGCCCTCGTCTACCTCGTCGCGACGGTGGCCATGGCCTTCACGGCCTTCTCCTACGCGCAGATGGTGCGCGTGGCCCCGCAGGCCGGCTCCGTGTTCACGTACGCCCGCAAGGGCCTCGGCGAGGGTCCCGGGCTGATCGCCGGCTGGATGGCGATGCTGGACTACCTGCTGATCCCGGCGGTCGCCTACCTCTTCTCCGGCATCGCCATGAACGCCCTGGTCCCGGAGGTCTCCCGGTGGGTGTGGACGGCCCTGGCGGTGGTCGTGACCACCGCGCTCAACCTGTGGGGCGTACGGACCGCCGCGCGCGTGGGCTTCGCCGTGCTGGCCATGGAGATCGCGGTCCTGCTGGTGTTCCTGGTCTCGGCGGTGACCGTACTGGTCCGGGGCGCGGCGCACCGGGATTGGCTCTCCCCCTTCACCGGGGACGGCTCGCTCGGCGGGTTCTCCACGGCCGCCGTGCTGGGTGCGGTCTCGGTGGCGGTCCTGTCCTACCTGGGCTTCGACGCCATCGCCTCCTTCGCCGAGGAGGTCACCGGCGGCAGCGCGAAGGTGGCGCGGGCGGTGCTGTTCTGCCTGGCGCTCACCGGCGTGCTGTTCGTCGCCCAGACCTACCTGGCGGCCCTCCTCAGCCCCCTGTCGGCGGCGGAGCTGGCGGCCGACCCGGGGAAGCAGGGCGCGGCCTTCTACACGACCGTCGAGGCCTCCGTGGGGATGTGGCTGCACGACCTGGTCGCGATCAGCAAGGCCATCGGGGCCGCCTTCGCCGCGCTGGCCGGGCAGGCCGCGGCGGGCCGGCTGCTCTTCGCGATGGCCCGCGAGCGGCGGCTGCCGCGGTTCCTCGCCCGCACCTCGCACGGGACCCCGCGGTCGGCCCTGCTGCTGGCGGCGACGGTCACCATGATCGCGGCCGTGTGGGCGGCCCGGCGCGACGACGGGCTGGACCACCTGGTCTCGGTGGTCGACATCGGGGCGCTGGTGGCCTTCACCCTGCTGCACGCCTCGGTGGTGGGCTGGTTCGTGGTCAAGCGCCGCGAGGGGGCTCCGAACTGGTTCAAGCACCTGGTGATCCCGGTCATCGGCGCCGCCGTGACCATCGCGGTGATCGTCGAGGCCTCCTGGACGGCGCAACTCGTGGGGGCGGTGTGGCTGCTGGTGGGCCTGGGCGTCCTGGTGGCCCAGCGGGGGCGACGCGGGCACGGCGAGGGCTCCCGGCCCGACGCCGGTGTCGGTGCGGGCGGTTAG
- a CDS encoding malonic semialdehyde reductase — protein sequence MSLVLDAAAQDLLFREARTANTFSDEPVTEEQVQAIYDLVKFGPTAFNQTPLRITLVRSPEARERLVKHMAEGNQAKTAAAPLVAILSADNEFHEELPQLLPHFPQAKDAFFSERPVREQSALVNSALQAAYFIIGVRAAGLAAGPMTGLDFAGIQKEFLDGDHTPLMVINIGKPGEDAWFPRSPRLEFDQVITTV from the coding sequence ATGTCTCTCGTTCTCGACGCCGCCGCTCAGGACCTCCTCTTCCGCGAGGCCCGCACCGCCAACACGTTCTCCGACGAGCCGGTGACCGAGGAGCAGGTCCAGGCGATCTACGACCTGGTGAAGTTCGGCCCGACCGCCTTCAACCAGACGCCGCTGCGCATCACCCTGGTCCGCTCCCCCGAGGCCCGCGAGCGCCTCGTGAAGCACATGGCCGAGGGCAACCAGGCCAAGACCGCCGCCGCCCCGCTGGTCGCGATCCTGTCCGCGGACAACGAGTTCCACGAGGAGCTCCCGCAGCTGCTCCCCCACTTCCCGCAGGCCAAGGACGCCTTCTTCTCCGAGCGCCCGGTCCGCGAGCAGTCCGCGCTGGTCAACTCCGCCCTGCAGGCCGCGTACTTCATCATCGGCGTCCGCGCCGCCGGCCTGGCCGCCGGCCCGATGACCGGCCTGGACTTCGCCGGCATCCAGAAGGAGTTCCTGGACGGCGACCACACCCCGCTGATGGTCATCAACATCGGCAAGCCGGGCGAGGACGCCTGGTTCCCGCGCTCCCCGCGCCTGGAGTTCGACCAGGTCATCACGACCGTCTGA
- a CDS encoding aromatic prenyltransferase, whose protein sequence is MSEAAGGTEESPVQVLYAAIEESAGLLDVECARDKVLPILDMYGDALAQAVVAFRLGTGHKHEGELDCRFTTPLDVDPYALAVEHGLTPRTDHPVGALLSDIRDNCPVDSYGIDFGVVRGFKKIWLVFPRNDLQAISKLAGIPSMPPSLGESIEFFDRYGMGDTVGLLGIDYRNKTVNVYFGEPPTGGFAPDAVRSMLREVDQAEPSGQMLELGQQAFGIYVTLNWDSPKVERICFAVATGDPTSLSVPLDPKVERFVKHVLAADPDTKFVYAVASQPDGEYYKLQSYYRWQPGVLDIMQLEDGALENPV, encoded by the coding sequence ATGAGTGAGGCGGCCGGGGGCACCGAAGAAAGCCCGGTGCAAGTCCTCTACGCGGCCATCGAGGAATCGGCCGGCCTGCTGGACGTGGAGTGCGCGCGGGACAAGGTCCTGCCCATCCTGGACATGTACGGCGACGCCCTCGCGCAGGCCGTGGTCGCGTTCCGGCTCGGGACCGGCCACAAGCACGAGGGCGAGCTCGACTGCCGGTTCACGACCCCGCTGGACGTGGACCCGTACGCGCTCGCCGTGGAGCACGGCCTGACCCCGCGGACCGATCACCCCGTCGGCGCGCTGCTCTCGGACATCCGGGACAACTGCCCGGTCGACAGCTACGGAATCGACTTCGGAGTCGTCCGCGGTTTCAAGAAGATCTGGCTGGTCTTTCCCCGGAACGACCTGCAGGCCATTTCGAAGCTCGCCGGAATTCCGTCGATGCCGCCCAGCCTCGGCGAGAGCATCGAATTCTTCGACCGGTACGGCATGGGCGACACGGTCGGCCTGCTCGGCATCGACTACCGGAACAAGACCGTCAACGTGTACTTCGGCGAGCCCCCCACGGGCGGCTTCGCACCGGATGCCGTGCGCTCGATGCTCCGCGAGGTCGACCAGGCGGAGCCGAGCGGGCAGATGCTCGAACTCGGGCAGCAGGCCTTCGGCATCTACGTGACCCTGAACTGGGATTCCCCGAAGGTCGAGCGGATCTGCTTCGCCGTGGCGACCGGGGACCCGACCTCGCTCTCCGTCCCGCTCGACCCGAAGGTCGAGCGGTTCGTGAAGCACGTGCTGGCAGCGGATCCCGACACCAAGTTCGTCTACGCCGTCGCCTCCCAGCCCGACGGCGAGTACTACAAGCTCCAGTCCTATTACCGGTGGCAGCCCGGAGTGCTCGACATCATGCAATTGGAAGACGGGGCTCTGGAGAACCCCGTTTAG
- a CDS encoding DUF4245 domain-containing protein, which produces MKGKQTVVDMIRSLAVIGLVVGGIYLVIPHDEKADPTKVVDYRVESLTARRAAPYPVAVPVGLPPEWRATSVGYARKDASAWHLGFLDPAQQYVAVEQSADASDRYIGKVTRKATATGETQQVGDQVWERWDGEKYDALVRKEQGYVTVVTGTASFDQLGAMAAALEFKQGS; this is translated from the coding sequence ATGAAGGGCAAGCAGACGGTCGTGGACATGATCCGGTCGCTGGCGGTGATCGGGCTCGTGGTCGGGGGGATCTATTTGGTCATCCCACATGACGAGAAGGCCGATCCGACGAAGGTGGTCGACTACCGCGTCGAAAGCCTCACGGCCCGGCGCGCGGCCCCGTACCCCGTGGCGGTGCCCGTCGGGCTGCCGCCCGAGTGGCGGGCGACCTCGGTCGGGTACGCGCGCAAGGACGCCAGCGCCTGGCACCTGGGCTTCCTGGACCCGGCGCAGCAGTACGTGGCGGTGGAGCAGTCCGCGGACGCCTCGGACAGGTACATCGGCAAGGTCACCCGGAAGGCGACGGCCACCGGGGAGACCCAGCAGGTCGGCGACCAGGTCTGGGAGCGCTGGGACGGCGAGAAGTACGACGCCCTCGTGCGCAAGGAGCAGGGCTACGTCACGGTGGTGACCGGGACGGCCTCCTTCGATCAGCTGGGCGCGATGGCCGCGGCGCTGGAGTTCAAGCAGGGTTCGTGA
- a CDS encoding 4-hydroxy-3-methylbut-2-enyl diphosphate reductase, protein MEPMTADAPAPASRRVLLAAPRGYCAGVDRAVIAVEKALEQYGAPVYVRHEIVHNKYVVQTLERKGAIFVEKTEEVPEGSIVMFSAHGVAPVVHEEAARGKLATIDATCPLVTKVHKEAIRYANEDFDILLIGHEGHEEVVGTSGEAPDHITIVDGPHDVEKVTVRDESKVVWLSQTTLSVDETMETVDALKTKFPLLVSPPSDDICYATSNRQEAVKVMGKDCDLVIVVGSKNSSNSIRLVEVALDAGAKASYLVDFASEIDEAWLQGVTTVGLTSGASVPEVLVEEVLEWLAVRGYADVEIVKTAEESIVFSLPKELRRDLRAEAAELVAVPDAASDAASGASGVQK, encoded by the coding sequence ATGGAGCCCATGACTGCTGACGCCCCCGCTCCCGCATCCCGCCGCGTTCTCCTCGCCGCCCCGCGCGGCTACTGCGCGGGCGTGGACCGAGCCGTGATCGCCGTCGAGAAGGCTCTCGAACAGTACGGCGCGCCCGTCTACGTGCGGCACGAGATCGTCCACAACAAGTACGTCGTGCAGACCCTGGAGCGGAAGGGAGCCATCTTCGTCGAGAAGACGGAGGAGGTCCCCGAGGGCTCCATCGTGATGTTCTCCGCGCACGGCGTGGCCCCCGTGGTGCACGAGGAGGCGGCGCGCGGCAAGCTCGCGACGATCGACGCGACCTGCCCGCTGGTCACCAAGGTCCACAAGGAAGCGATCCGCTACGCGAACGAGGACTTCGACATCCTCCTCATCGGCCACGAGGGCCACGAGGAGGTCGTCGGCACCTCCGGCGAGGCCCCGGACCACATCACCATCGTGGACGGCCCGCACGACGTGGAGAAGGTCACCGTCCGCGACGAGTCGAAGGTCGTGTGGCTGTCGCAGACCACCCTCTCCGTCGACGAGACGATGGAGACGGTCGACGCCCTGAAGACCAAGTTCCCGCTGCTCGTCTCGCCGCCCAGCGACGACATCTGCTACGCCACCTCGAACCGCCAGGAGGCGGTGAAGGTGATGGGCAAGGACTGCGACCTGGTCATCGTCGTCGGCTCCAAGAACTCCTCGAACTCCATCCGCCTCGTCGAGGTCGCCCTCGACGCGGGCGCGAAGGCCTCGTACCTCGTGGACTTCGCGAGCGAGATCGACGAGGCCTGGCTCCAGGGCGTCACCACCGTCGGTCTGACCTCGGGCGCCTCGGTGCCGGAGGTGCTGGTCGAAGAGGTGCTGGAGTGGCTGGCCGTGCGCGGGTACGCGGACGTGGAGATCGTCAAGACGGCCGAGGAGTCCATCGTCTTCTCCCTGCCCAAGGAACTGCGCCGGGACCTGCGCGCGGAGGCGGCGGAGCTCGTGGCGGTTCCGGATGCGGCTTCGGATGCGGCTTCGGGCGCTTCGGGCGTACAGAAGTAG
- the ppgK gene encoding polyphosphate--glucose phosphotransferase, whose product MEIFGVDIGGSGIKGAPVDLNRGDLAQERHKVLTPQPATPDGVAGCVVEVVRHFDWDGPVGVTFPGVVTGGVTRSAANMDKAWVGVDTAALLSARLDGRAVTVLNDADAAGVAEMAYGAGRGVDGTVILLTLGTGIGSALFTGGHLVPNSELGHLELKGHDAETRASVKAKDDGDLTWERWAHRVGKYLAHVEMLFSPDLFIIGGGVSRKPEKFLPLIEGVRARIVPAELQNNAGIVGAAMAARSASPK is encoded by the coding sequence ATGGAGATCTTCGGCGTGGACATCGGCGGTTCCGGGATCAAGGGCGCTCCCGTGGACCTGAACCGTGGCGACCTGGCGCAGGAGCGCCACAAGGTACTGACACCGCAGCCGGCCACCCCCGACGGGGTGGCCGGCTGCGTCGTCGAGGTGGTGCGCCACTTCGACTGGGACGGCCCGGTGGGGGTCACCTTCCCCGGGGTGGTCACGGGCGGGGTGACCCGGTCGGCGGCCAACATGGACAAGGCCTGGGTCGGTGTGGACACGGCGGCGCTGCTCTCCGCGCGCCTCGACGGCCGTGCGGTGACGGTCCTGAACGACGCGGACGCGGCCGGGGTCGCGGAGATGGCCTACGGGGCGGGGCGCGGGGTCGACGGCACGGTCATCCTGCTCACGCTGGGCACCGGGATCGGCAGCGCGCTCTTCACGGGCGGGCACCTGGTGCCCAACAGCGAGCTGGGCCACCTGGAGCTGAAGGGCCACGACGCGGAGACGCGGGCCTCGGTGAAGGCGAAGGACGACGGGGACCTGACCTGGGAGCGCTGGGCGCACCGGGTGGGGAAGTACCTGGCACACGTGGAGATGCTGTTCTCCCCGGACCTCTTCATCATCGGCGGCGGCGTGAGCCGCAAGCCGGAGAAGTTCCTGCCGCTGATCGAGGGCGTCCGGGCACGGATCGTGCCGGCGGAGCTGCAGAACAACGCGGGCATCGTGGGCGCGGCGATGGCGGCGCGCTCGGCGTCGCCGAAGTAG
- the xseA gene encoding exodeoxyribonuclease VII large subunit, with the protein MGLNSSADAPLPVGQVSRLIGGWIDKLGQVWVEGQITQLSRRPGAGVVFLTLRDPSHDISLSVTCYRQVFDEVADSVTEGARVVVLAKPEWYAPRGQLSLRATEIRPVGIGELLARLERLKRSLASEGLFALDRKKPLPFLPQLIGLVVGRASAAERDVLENARRRWPAVRFEVRNVAVQGVHAVPQVIQAVKELDSMPEVDVIIVARGGGSVEDLLPFSDEEVVRTVAAARTPVVSAIGHEPDSPLLDLVADLRASTPTDAAKKVVPDVGEELERVRQLQGRGLRAVRGLLDREERGLAHALARPVFVHPQRMVETREAEVDALLARGRRTLGHLLDRADSELAHTLARVVALSPAATLERGYAVLQRADGHVVRSPEDVSAGDVLRARVAEGAFSVEVAEDSA; encoded by the coding sequence ATGGGTCTGAATTCGTCGGCTGACGCGCCGCTGCCGGTCGGTCAGGTGTCCCGGCTCATCGGGGGCTGGATCGACAAGCTCGGTCAGGTATGGGTGGAAGGGCAGATCACGCAGCTCTCGCGGCGGCCGGGAGCGGGGGTGGTCTTCCTGACGCTGCGCGATCCCTCGCACGACATCTCCCTGAGCGTGACCTGCTACCGGCAGGTCTTCGACGAGGTCGCGGACTCCGTGACGGAGGGCGCGCGCGTCGTCGTGCTCGCCAAGCCCGAGTGGTACGCCCCGCGCGGGCAGCTGTCCCTGCGGGCCACCGAGATACGGCCCGTGGGCATCGGCGAGCTGCTCGCCCGGCTGGAGCGGCTCAAGCGCTCCCTCGCCTCCGAGGGGCTCTTCGCGCTGGACCGCAAGAAGCCGCTGCCGTTCCTGCCGCAGCTGATCGGGCTGGTGGTGGGGCGGGCCTCGGCGGCCGAGCGCGACGTCCTGGAGAACGCCCGGCGCAGGTGGCCGGCGGTCCGCTTCGAGGTCCGCAACGTGGCCGTCCAGGGGGTGCACGCGGTGCCCCAGGTGATCCAGGCGGTCAAGGAGCTGGACTCCATGCCAGAGGTGGACGTGATCATCGTGGCGCGCGGCGGCGGCAGCGTGGAGGACCTGCTGCCCTTCTCCGACGAGGAGGTCGTACGGACCGTCGCGGCGGCCCGTACGCCCGTGGTCTCGGCGATCGGGCACGAGCCGGACTCCCCGCTGCTGGACCTGGTCGCGGACCTGCGGGCGTCCACGCCCACGGACGCGGCGAAGAAGGTGGTCCCGGACGTGGGCGAGGAGCTGGAGCGGGTGCGCCAGCTGCAGGGCCGGGGGCTGCGCGCGGTGCGCGGGCTGCTCGACCGGGAGGAGCGCGGCCTCGCGCACGCGCTCGCGCGGCCGGTCTTCGTCCACCCCCAGCGGATGGTGGAGACCCGGGAGGCGGAGGTGGACGCGCTGCTGGCGCGCGGCCGCCGGACCCTGGGGCACTTGCTGGACCGGGCCGATTCGGAGCTGGCGCACACCCTCGCCCGCGTGGTGGCGCTGTCCCCGGCCGCCACGCTGGAGCGCGGGTACGCGGTGCTGCAGCGGGCCGACGGGCACGTGGTGCGCTCGCCCGAGGACGTGTCGGCGGGCGACGTGCTGCGGGCGCGGGTGGCGGAGGGCGCGTTCTCGGTGGAGGTCGCGGAGGACTCCGCATAG
- the ychF gene encoding redox-regulated ATPase YchF: MSLTIGIVGLPNVGKSTLFNALTKNDVLAANYPFATIEPNVGVVGVPDARLGVLAGIFGSAKLLPATVDFVDIAGIVRGASEGEGLGNKFLANIRESDAICQVIRAFKDENVVHVDGKVSPKDDIETINTELILADLQSIEKAVPRLTKESRLQKEKVAVLAAVEKATKILEAGDTLFSHGITKGTEQGDLLHELHLLTVKPFLYVFNVDEDELTDDAFKAEQSALVAPAEAIFLNAKLEAELIELEDDEALELLQSVGQEEPGMATLGRVGFATLGLQTYLTAGPKETRAWTIKKGATAPEAAGVIHTDFQRGFIKAEIISFEDLVACGSVAEARSKGKARMEGKDYIMQDGDVVEFRFNV; this comes from the coding sequence GTGTCGCTCACGATCGGAATCGTCGGCCTGCCGAATGTCGGCAAGTCGACCCTGTTCAACGCCCTGACCAAGAACGACGTGCTGGCGGCCAACTACCCGTTCGCCACGATCGAGCCGAACGTCGGCGTCGTCGGCGTTCCGGACGCCCGCCTCGGCGTCCTGGCCGGCATCTTCGGTTCCGCCAAGCTCCTCCCGGCGACGGTCGACTTCGTCGACATCGCGGGCATCGTGCGCGGTGCGTCGGAGGGCGAGGGCCTCGGCAACAAGTTCCTCGCGAACATCCGCGAGTCGGACGCGATCTGCCAGGTCATCCGCGCCTTCAAGGACGAGAACGTCGTCCACGTCGACGGCAAGGTCTCGCCGAAGGACGACATCGAGACCATCAACACCGAGCTGATCCTCGCGGACCTCCAGTCCATCGAGAAGGCGGTGCCGCGCCTGACGAAGGAGTCCCGCCTCCAGAAGGAGAAGGTCGCGGTCCTGGCGGCCGTCGAGAAGGCCACGAAGATCCTCGAAGCGGGCGACACCCTCTTCTCGCACGGCATCACGAAGGGCACGGAGCAGGGCGACCTCCTCCACGAGCTGCACCTTCTCACGGTCAAGCCGTTCCTCTACGTCTTCAACGTCGACGAGGACGAGCTGACGGACGACGCCTTCAAGGCCGAGCAGAGCGCGCTGGTGGCCCCGGCCGAGGCGATCTTCCTCAACGCCAAGCTGGAAGCGGAGCTCATCGAGCTCGAAGACGACGAAGCCCTGGAGCTCCTCCAGTCGGTCGGCCAGGAGGAGCCCGGCATGGCCACCCTCGGCCGCGTCGGCTTCGCCACCCTGGGCCTGCAGACCTACCTGACGGCCGGCCCGAAGGAAACCCGCGCCTGGACCATCAAGAAGGGCGCCACCGCCCCCGAGGCCGCCGGCGTGATCCACACCGACTTCCAGCGCGGCTTCATCAAGGCGGAGATCATCTCCTTCGAGGACCTGGTCGCCTGCGGCTCGGTCGCCGAGGCCCGCTCCAAGGGCAAGGCCCGCATGGAGGGCAAGGATTACATCATGCAGGACGGCGACGTGGTGGAGTTCCGCTTCAACGTGTAA
- a CDS encoding AMP-binding protein: MRRNSIHKQGLYLGSVPERAAAAGNGSTPLTLDHDLDVLPEAGRRLTVADLAEHVEDLAGRISAAGVKAGQHVVVHKAANFDVWLLATAVARTGAVPVMLSHTLDAPTMAALMERLDRPHLLTDGPKLEALAGLPLAELTRGVISVGAAAPGVASLAELAGSPPVRPVLQGLDEPAMITHTSGTTGIPKLVVHTPRTMRARLRPQLVLLAFMRGRETVAIHIAFGHSRMFAAMALCLTKGMPVLLVNRGAPADVAEFFLKHRPGLIEALPNSFLAWENLADDPRKPFASVKYFSSTFDAIHPRTVRRLLGASSRRAQFFQIYGQSEVGPAVGRPYYRWSAHRMDGRCVGYPLPGSARVRLVSQNGKRPSAQNPGLIDARWDGIAKTYHGEQERYDANVHDGWWRTGDVGYRSKFGCLHMLDREIDMIPGVGSSLEIEDLVLDELEELVELVVVLGPDSRGVPIVCTHDDKPLDQDRWRRAVAAYPQLADPIQIPLAELPRTATMKTRRVELSRRLEEKLLKQG; the protein is encoded by the coding sequence ATGAGGCGGAATTCCATACACAAGCAGGGGCTCTATCTCGGGTCCGTGCCGGAGAGGGCGGCGGCGGCCGGGAACGGCTCGACGCCGCTGACCCTCGACCACGACCTCGACGTGCTGCCCGAGGCGGGCCGGCGCCTGACGGTGGCCGATCTCGCCGAGCACGTGGAGGACCTCGCGGGCCGGATATCGGCCGCCGGGGTGAAGGCCGGCCAGCACGTGGTGGTCCACAAGGCGGCGAACTTCGACGTCTGGCTGCTGGCCACCGCGGTGGCCCGTACGGGCGCGGTCCCGGTGATGCTGTCGCACACGCTGGACGCCCCGACCATGGCCGCCCTCATGGAGCGGCTCGACCGGCCGCACCTGCTCACCGACGGCCCCAAGCTGGAGGCGCTGGCCGGGCTGCCGCTCGCCGAGCTCACGCGGGGCGTGATCAGCGTGGGCGCCGCCGCCCCCGGGGTGGCCTCGCTCGCCGAGCTCGCCGGCTCCCCGCCGGTACGGCCCGTGCTCCAGGGCCTGGACGAGCCGGCGATGATCACGCACACGTCCGGCACCACCGGGATCCCCAAGCTGGTGGTGCACACCCCGCGGACGATGCGCGCCCGGCTGCGGCCGCAGCTGGTCCTGCTGGCGTTCATGCGGGGACGCGAGACGGTGGCGATCCACATCGCCTTCGGCCACTCCCGGATGTTCGCGGCGATGGCCCTGTGCCTCACCAAGGGCATGCCGGTGCTGCTGGTCAACCGCGGCGCCCCCGCGGACGTCGCCGAGTTCTTCCTGAAGCACCGGCCCGGACTGATCGAGGCGCTCCCCAACTCCTTCCTGGCGTGGGAGAACCTGGCCGACGATCCGCGAAAGCCCTTCGCCTCGGTGAAGTACTTCAGCAGCACCTTCGACGCGATCCACCCGAGGACGGTCCGCCGGCTCCTCGGGGCCTCCTCGCGCAGGGCGCAGTTCTTCCAGATCTACGGGCAGAGCGAGGTCGGCCCGGCCGTGGGCCGGCCGTACTACCGCTGGTCCGCGCACCGGATGGACGGGCGCTGCGTGGGCTACCCGCTGCCGGGCAGCGCGCGGGTGCGGCTGGTGAGCCAGAACGGCAAGCGGCCCTCCGCGCAGAACCCCGGGCTCATCGACGCCCGTTGGGACGGCATAGCCAAGACGTACCACGGTGAGCAGGAGCGCTACGACGCCAACGTGCACGACGGCTGGTGGCGCACCGGGGACGTCGGTTACCGCAGCAAGTTCGGCTGCCTGCACATGCTCGACCGGGAGATCGACATGATCCCCGGGGTGGGCAGCAGCCTGGAGATCGAGGACCTCGTGCTGGACGAGCTGGAGGAACTGGTCGAGCTCGTCGTCGTGCTGGGCCCGGATTCCCGGGGCGTCCCGATCGTCTGCACCCACGACGACAAGCCGCTCGACCAGGACCGCTGGCGCAGGGCCGTCGCCGCCTATCCCCAGCTGGCCGACCCGATCCAGATCCCGCTGGCCGAACTGCCCCGTACGGCCACGATGAAGACGCGCCGGGTCGAGCTGTCGCGCCGCCTGGAGGAGAAGCTCCTCAAGCAGGGCTGA
- a CDS encoding DUF6542 domain-containing protein has protein sequence MERYKARTERHPAERSAERSAERSPQRAPATVRRLPRPRLTGIGGGLFACAAMFLIGGLDWLLFDASLFLYGLFFLPVAAATALWVRPADLITAPITAPIAFAAGVWPVSGGSGGFAGEVMGLVSALSLHAGWLYAGTLVAALIAVVRKAVLIGRRRMPRRVA, from the coding sequence GTGGAGCGATACAAGGCGCGTACGGAACGTCACCCAGCGGAGCGGTCTGCCGAGCGGTCTGCCGAGCGGTCCCCCCAGCGAGCGCCCGCAACGGTACGCAGACTGCCGCGGCCCCGGCTGACCGGGATCGGCGGCGGGCTCTTCGCCTGCGCCGCGATGTTCCTGATCGGCGGCCTCGACTGGCTGCTGTTCGACGCCTCGCTGTTCCTCTACGGCCTGTTCTTCCTGCCCGTCGCGGCCGCCACCGCCCTGTGGGTGCGCCCCGCCGACCTCATCACCGCGCCGATCACCGCCCCGATCGCCTTCGCCGCCGGAGTGTGGCCCGTGTCGGGCGGCTCCGGCGGCTTCGCCGGCGAGGTGATGGGGCTGGTGTCCGCGCTGTCCCTGCACGCCGGCTGGCTGTACGCCGGCACGCTCGTGGCCGCGCTGATCGCGGTGGTGCGCAAGGCCGTCCTCATCGGCCGCCGCCGGATGCCCCGCCGCGTCGCCTGA
- a CDS encoding exodeoxyribonuclease VII small subunit has product MAETDTALGYEQARDELIEVVRKLEAGGTSLEDSLALWERGEELAKVCRHWLEGARARLDSALAAREAAEGADGE; this is encoded by the coding sequence ATGGCCGAGACCGATACGGCGCTGGGGTACGAGCAGGCCCGGGACGAGCTGATCGAGGTCGTCCGCAAGCTGGAGGCCGGCGGCACCTCGCTGGAGGACTCCCTCGCGCTCTGGGAGCGCGGCGAGGAGCTCGCGAAGGTGTGCCGCCACTGGCTGGAGGGGGCCCGCGCCCGGCTGGACTCGGCGCTGGCGGCGCGCGAGGCGGCGGAGGGGGCCGACGGGGAGTGA